Proteins found in one candidate division KSB1 bacterium genomic segment:
- a CDS encoding GH116 family glycosyl hydrolase, producing MEKLKQKSVRKTFRRRKKSTSPSSTHPAHILFLDTGASDPEVEAAWQWLKARFPAARRIFSEQIPSRGRHYVLWWHETEFRSPRSQAVKWKTMRRFLKSGGRLFLSLAAVQAVVPLGLEKIWPDLAEAGHYDQQSKPENEWIAPQGFEIRGLMGFLAHLPASDSPLSPFGGGIYLWNAKAGAPCWRFGYGAKNWPQGNVWGVHRYYIGFDSGQKLAWEYDRPNALCVGAYLYFSDAQNLFRPQLEAFTEACLRHLLQERHEKKSWEGIWQPTLAGIKKNNRLIELPRWESWAPLKPLEVSPYLNVEAGRNHFFDLSGERILLMGTEAGPITEIWSHPLRLCRNVSLRMQNAGGETLWENGAEAEVLIRPHQIERRRQTERLSICERIWVGHDAPLAVVDWEFEGDGELFLVLSFEVDFRLMWPYPEGALSKIEYQTQDRRGRVCHSQAHFSDFRRLFRAHFVVAFEREPKARRRWQTEAWFDAPPLAVDVEDISEENASKARVTFHWHLDVKGKQSARFIALGGEANDSSLQELLGTFPEQTPKLYAQQAGRRYHVLEKFAEIDTPEPQFNVAARWAKLKTDAFVGHVPSLGRSLLAGFANTGEGWSAGRPGYAWFFGRDACWTAFAMLYYGDFENVKEVLRFFGGHQDVTGKIFHELTTSGAAHYDAADATPLYVILMGRYLNHSGDLAFVKKEWPHIEKAMAFLETTDRDGDGLIENTNVGHGWIEGGKLFGAHVEHYLAGCWTEALHAAIQLATALGKTDLAERWITPHQKALNLLEQDFWNQQAGCFYHGKNADGTFNSNVTTLAAVPLLFGYGRPEDGVQALRKLASKAFNTDWGVRLIADDDPFYNPHGYHDGSVWPLFTGWTALAEFRYGRWLQGLMHLQNTMRNFQHGALGCLEEVLHGEIYQPAGVCPHQAWSQSVFLQALYEGLLGLKPNALAHRLEMAPYLPLHWPFFAAGPISIDEQQLLFFFHREANLLTFQFKIRPFPGRAKRQTQPPLRVDFKPIFPSTAQLAELRRDDHLIEVKPDERADLIRWPISLEVGETPVTLTLRLAKFFTIIPPFVEVQTGGSSRGCVILDQHIKGKTVTVEVESKPANRAELEFVMWGYQVKEIKGGQLVARDGERGRIAFSHQGSPRYARHTIEIVLE from the coding sequence TTGGAAAAATTAAAACAAAAATCCGTGCGCAAAACCTTCCGTCGTCGTAAAAAATCCACTTCGCCTTCCTCGACTCATCCCGCTCATATTCTTTTCCTCGACACCGGCGCCAGCGATCCCGAGGTCGAAGCCGCCTGGCAGTGGCTGAAAGCGCGTTTCCCGGCGGCGCGGCGGATTTTTTCGGAGCAAATTCCAAGTCGTGGGCGGCATTATGTTTTGTGGTGGCATGAAACGGAATTCCGAAGTCCGAGGTCCCAGGCCGTGAAGTGGAAAACAATGCGGCGATTTCTCAAAAGTGGCGGAAGATTGTTTCTCTCTTTGGCGGCAGTGCAGGCGGTGGTACCGTTGGGTTTAGAGAAAATTTGGCCGGATCTGGCTGAGGCGGGCCATTATGATCAGCAGAGCAAGCCGGAAAACGAGTGGATCGCGCCGCAGGGATTTGAGATTCGCGGCTTGATGGGATTTCTGGCGCATCTGCCGGCGAGCGACTCGCCGCTGTCGCCTTTCGGCGGCGGGATTTATTTGTGGAATGCCAAAGCCGGCGCGCCATGCTGGCGATTTGGTTATGGCGCCAAAAACTGGCCGCAGGGAAACGTTTGGGGTGTGCATCGGTATTACATCGGTTTTGATTCCGGCCAAAAATTGGCGTGGGAATACGACCGGCCGAACGCCTTGTGCGTGGGCGCGTATCTTTATTTCTCCGACGCGCAAAATCTCTTTCGCCCGCAGCTCGAGGCTTTTACGGAGGCTTGTTTGCGCCACCTTCTGCAAGAAAGGCATGAAAAAAAGAGCTGGGAAGGAATCTGGCAGCCGACGCTGGCTGGAATCAAAAAGAACAACCGGCTGATCGAGTTACCGCGATGGGAAAGCTGGGCGCCGCTCAAACCGCTCGAGGTCAGCCCGTATTTAAACGTCGAGGCCGGGCGCAATCATTTTTTCGATCTCAGCGGCGAGCGCATTTTGCTCATGGGAACCGAGGCCGGACCGATCACGGAAATTTGGAGCCATCCGCTGCGCCTGTGCCGCAATGTCTCGTTGCGCATGCAAAACGCCGGCGGTGAAACGCTGTGGGAAAACGGCGCCGAGGCCGAGGTTTTGATTCGCCCGCACCAAATCGAGCGCCGCCGCCAAACCGAGCGACTATCCATCTGCGAGCGGATTTGGGTGGGTCACGACGCGCCGCTGGCCGTCGTCGATTGGGAATTTGAAGGAGATGGCGAGTTGTTCTTGGTGCTTTCTTTTGAAGTTGATTTTCGTTTGATGTGGCCGTATCCGGAAGGGGCGCTGTCGAAAATCGAATATCAAACGCAGGATCGGCGCGGGCGCGTTTGCCACAGTCAAGCGCATTTTTCAGATTTTCGCCGGCTCTTTCGCGCGCATTTCGTCGTTGCCTTCGAGCGTGAGCCGAAAGCGCGGCGGCGCTGGCAAACTGAGGCATGGTTCGATGCGCCTCCCCTCGCGGTCGACGTCGAGGATATCTCGGAGGAGAACGCCTCGAAAGCGCGTGTCACCTTTCATTGGCATCTCGACGTGAAGGGCAAGCAGTCGGCGCGATTTATCGCTCTCGGCGGCGAGGCGAATGACTCGTCGCTGCAAGAATTGCTCGGCACCTTCCCCGAGCAAACGCCGAAATTATACGCGCAACAAGCTGGCCGCCGCTATCACGTGCTGGAAAAATTCGCTGAGATCGACACGCCGGAGCCGCAGTTCAACGTGGCGGCGCGGTGGGCAAAGCTCAAAACCGATGCCTTTGTCGGCCACGTTCCCTCACTTGGGCGCTCGCTGCTGGCCGGTTTTGCAAACACCGGTGAGGGCTGGAGCGCGGGCCGTCCCGGCTACGCGTGGTTTTTTGGCCGCGACGCGTGTTGGACGGCGTTTGCAATGCTGTATTACGGCGATTTTGAAAATGTGAAAGAGGTTTTGCGTTTCTTCGGGGGGCATCAAGATGTCACCGGCAAAATTTTCCACGAGCTGACCACCAGCGGGGCGGCGCATTACGACGCCGCTGATGCCACGCCGCTTTATGTGATTTTGATGGGGCGCTATTTGAATCATTCCGGCGATCTGGCGTTTGTCAAAAAAGAATGGCCGCACATTGAGAAAGCAATGGCATTTCTCGAAACCACCGATCGCGACGGCGACGGCTTGATTGAAAACACGAATGTCGGTCACGGCTGGATCGAGGGCGGCAAGCTTTTCGGCGCCCACGTCGAGCATTACCTCGCCGGCTGTTGGACCGAGGCGCTGCATGCAGCAATACAACTCGCGACGGCGCTCGGCAAAACCGATCTCGCGGAGCGGTGGATTACCCCGCATCAGAAGGCGCTCAATTTGCTGGAGCAGGATTTTTGGAATCAGCAGGCCGGCTGTTTTTATCACGGCAAAAATGCCGACGGAACTTTTAATTCCAACGTCACCACGCTCGCCGCCGTGCCGTTGTTGTTTGGTTATGGCCGGCCTGAAGACGGCGTTCAGGCGTTGCGGAAATTGGCGAGCAAGGCGTTCAACACCGATTGGGGCGTGCGTCTCATCGCCGACGATGATCCGTTTTACAATCCGCATGGTTATCATGACGGCAGCGTGTGGCCGCTGTTCACCGGCTGGACGGCGCTGGCCGAATTTCGGTACGGCCGCTGGCTGCAAGGTTTGATGCACCTGCAAAATACCATGCGAAATTTTCAGCACGGTGCGCTGGGCTGCTTGGAGGAAGTGTTGCACGGCGAAATTTATCAGCCCGCCGGCGTTTGTCCGCATCAAGCCTGGTCGCAGAGCGTATTTTTACAGGCGCTTTACGAAGGGCTGTTGGGGCTGAAGCCGAATGCGCTCGCGCATCGTCTCGAGATGGCGCCGTATCTGCCGTTGCATTGGCCCTTTTTTGCGGCCGGCCCGATTTCCATTGACGAGCAACAGCTTCTTTTCTTTTTCCACCGCGAAGCGAATCTGTTGACGTTTCAATTCAAAATCCGGCCATTTCCAGGCCGCGCAAAAAGGCAAACGCAGCCGCCGCTGCGCGTGGATTTCAAGCCGATTTTTCCCTCGACCGCTCAGCTTGCGGAGTTGCGCCGCGATGATCATCTCATCGAAGTCAAACCTGACGAACGCGCCGATCTGATTCGCTGGCCCATTTCACTTGAAGTCGGCGAAACGCCGGTGACGCTCACGCTGCGCCTGGCCAAATTTTTTACAATCATTCCGCCATTTGTGGAAGTGCAGACCGGTGGCTCGTCGCGGGGTTGCGTGATTTTAGATCAGCACATCAAAGGGAAAACCGTGACGGTCGAAGTCGAAAGCAAGCCGGCGAATCGAGCCGAGCTTGAATTTGTGATGTGGGGTTATCAAGTGAAAGAGATCAAGGGCGGCCAGCTTGTCGCACGTGATGGAGAACGCGGCCGCATTGCGTTTTCCCATCAGGGTTCCCCGCGCTATGCCCGCCACACCATCGAAATCGTGCTCGAATAA
- a CDS encoding HEPN domain-containing protein yields the protein MQFTKTKEKPLCFLDWLFVYFCSDFSQNFMEKAELVKFWLDSAAEDLTVCESLFEKKHYDWCLFIGHLVLEKVLKALWIREHYPELHPRIHNLDKLAERIPLELTDQQRAYLLEVNMFYLQGRYPEEKSEFYKICTRDFTQQNFHAIKEFYQWLLTQF from the coding sequence TTGCAATTTACCAAGACTAAAGAAAAACCACTTTGCTTTTTAGATTGGCTTTTTGTATATTTTTGCAGTGACTTTTCACAAAATTTTATGGAAAAGGCCGAGCTCGTAAAATTCTGGTTGGATTCAGCCGCCGAAGACCTCACGGTGTGCGAATCGCTTTTCGAGAAGAAGCACTACGACTGGTGCCTGTTCATCGGCCACCTCGTTTTGGAAAAAGTTCTCAAAGCGCTGTGGATTCGCGAGCATTATCCGGAACTCCATCCTCGAATTCATAATCTTGACAAGTTGGCGGAACGTATTCCTCTTGAATTAACAGATCAGCAAAGAGCCTATTTACTCGAAGTCAATATGTTTTATCTGCAAGGGCGTTATCCTGAAGAGAAAAGCGAATTTTATAAGATTTGCACGCGTGATTTTACGCAGCAAAACTTTCATGCAATCAAGGAGTTTTACCAATGGCTCTTGACCCAGTTCTAG
- a CDS encoding DUF433 domain-containing protein: MTKKQKDILHQEKLLKRIKIDPKIRGGKSCIRGTRIDIAIILDGLAEGLISQQLVDHYPQLKLVDIRVALAYAAELSRENIWKN, translated from the coding sequence ATGACCAAGAAACAGAAAGATATCCTGCACCAGGAAAAGCTGCTTAAAAGAATTAAAATTGATCCAAAAATTCGTGGCGGGAAGTCGTGCATTCGCGGCACGCGCATCGACATTGCCATCATTCTCGATGGCCTCGCCGAAGGCTTGATCTCGCAACAGCTTGTTGATCACTATCCGCAATTAAAGCTTGTTGACATTCGCGTGGCTTTGGCTTACGCTGCTGAGTTGTCACGCGAGAATATTTGGAAAAATTAA
- a CDS encoding polysaccharide biosynthesis C-terminal domain-containing protein, with protein MSASISETEAIMPPPKRAPLWRSGVHVFLTSIVAIVLAVANNIIIARALGSAGKGSYDLALTTAALLTVALGFSLPVGVTYVVARGRANVRRLAWQLVGFAMLFGALATAVLYALRLTSFANSFIPPDMGEWAIALIVTAAILAEIVNYWRAILNGRREIIQANRSDVISRAGHVLLLLLVVGVMAAQNHHAGPVLFIAVYIIALLLANLFFLKPLSPALQAGRGASGWREVMAYSFTCYLGNLTQFLNYRLDVFMVTYFSGVKTLGLYTLAVSLGQMIWLVSKAAATVLLPNVAASQEMAAANAKRTAQITRLAFMISAGSALLLAVFAAPLVPWIFGEEFRPSVTPLLLLLPGIVAFSAANVIASYLAGIGRPELNLHVALAGVIVTVLLDVLLIPRFDIAGAAIASTLSYLTSTIFSIRFFRRVSKLTVREILWVTREDVGLGISLLRSLLQREKTMENR; from the coding sequence ATGAGCGCGTCCATTTCCGAGACCGAAGCGATCATGCCCCCGCCCAAACGCGCGCCGTTATGGCGCAGCGGTGTTCACGTGTTCTTGACCAGCATTGTTGCGATTGTTTTAGCCGTCGCCAACAACATCATCATCGCGCGCGCGCTCGGCTCTGCCGGCAAGGGCAGTTACGATCTCGCGCTCACCACCGCGGCGCTGCTCACCGTCGCGCTCGGTTTCTCGCTGCCGGTGGGCGTCACTTATGTCGTTGCGCGCGGCCGCGCAAATGTACGGCGACTCGCCTGGCAATTGGTAGGCTTCGCGATGCTGTTCGGCGCCTTGGCAACCGCTGTTCTTTACGCTTTACGCCTTACGAGTTTTGCCAATTCTTTCATTCCCCCGGACATGGGAGAATGGGCCATCGCGCTCATCGTGACGGCTGCCATTCTCGCGGAAATCGTCAATTATTGGCGCGCGATATTGAACGGTCGCCGGGAAATTATTCAAGCCAACCGCAGCGACGTGATCAGCCGCGCCGGCCATGTTCTGCTTTTGTTGTTGGTGGTCGGCGTGATGGCGGCGCAGAATCATCACGCCGGCCCCGTCCTTTTCATCGCTGTCTACATCATCGCGCTGTTGCTGGCAAATCTGTTTTTTTTAAAACCGCTGAGCCCGGCCTTGCAAGCCGGGCGCGGCGCGAGCGGATGGCGTGAAGTCATGGCGTATTCATTCACTTGCTATTTGGGCAATCTCACGCAATTCCTCAATTATCGACTCGACGTCTTTATGGTCACCTATTTTTCCGGGGTGAAAACGCTGGGTTTGTATACCCTTGCCGTTTCACTGGGCCAAATGATTTGGTTGGTGTCCAAAGCCGCCGCCACTGTGTTGTTACCGAATGTCGCTGCCTCGCAAGAGATGGCTGCAGCAAACGCCAAGCGCACGGCGCAGATCACGCGCCTCGCTTTCATGATCAGCGCCGGATCGGCGTTGCTGTTGGCCGTGTTTGCCGCGCCGCTGGTGCCGTGGATTTTCGGCGAAGAATTTCGTCCGAGTGTGACGCCGCTTTTGTTGCTGCTGCCCGGCATCGTCGCATTCAGTGCCGCCAATGTCATTGCCTCCTATCTCGCCGGCATCGGCAGACCGGAGCTGAATTTGCATGTGGCATTGGCCGGCGTGATCGTCACCGTCTTGCTCGATGTGCTGCTCATCCCGCGTTTCGATATTGCCGGCGCGGCGATTGCCAGCACGCTGTCGTATTTGACCAGCACCATTTTCAGCATCCGGTTTTTTAGGCGCGTGTCCAAATTGACGGTGCGGGAAATTTTGTGGGTCACGCGCGAAGATGTCGGGCTTGGCATTTCATTGCTGCGCTCGCTCTTGCAGCGCGAAAAAACGATGGAGAATCGCTGA
- a CDS encoding nucleotidyltransferase domain-containing protein, protein MKSYQDWQKLHPAKAGLLAACAAAIHQVAPEAEVILYGSVARGEETPESDIDLLVLVPQEVTPKFRRFLRDQLYEIALAQDQIITSIIRQRSRWHSKPLNYTPLYHAIEKEGVRL, encoded by the coding sequence GTGAAAAGCTACCAAGATTGGCAAAAACTCCATCCCGCCAAAGCCGGTTTGCTGGCCGCTTGCGCCGCCGCCATTCACCAGGTTGCGCCCGAAGCGGAGGTGATTCTGTACGGCTCCGTCGCCCGCGGCGAAGAAACGCCGGAGTCGGATATTGATTTGTTGGTTTTGGTGCCGCAAGAGGTGACGCCGAAATTCCGGCGCTTCCTAAGAGATCAACTTTATGAAATTGCCCTGGCACAAGATCAGATTATTACTTCTATCATCCGGCAACGCTCACGCTGGCATTCCAAACCTTTAAACTATACGCCATTGTATCATGCTATTGAAAAAGAAGGGGTGAGATTATGA
- a CDS encoding O-antigen ligase family protein gives MKNSSATTASPLPAEREQTILSVNSALRSVHAFALFAFAASVSFSIAGAHMSLGLLALCVMAQVAKSKGQSASFKLGIEWPILTFVTAALISTTLSDLPLASLRNLRHLLTILGAYAVAHSLRQHPEWRKLLLWTFIGAATLAAIWGLAEYALGRSSKVQSTQGTTMTWGALCVMFMAFTLQLALTAPARRERWLARAQFIPQILALLFSLVRGAYLGFAASAIYLLRQYWRNRQLLLKRILPVLMILLFATTLLAPDKVQQRLAAIFDLNTPSTQVRLIQWKHALQIAVDHPFFGVGWRDLQPVLRQYATPDPNISAGITKDVFSIGHFHSTYVTILVCFGAAGLLAFAWLMLAVWHALGKAIERTDSEHGQRIIFASRAAMLGFLAAGIFDWTFGDAEVVTMLWFVIGMGLGQAWASETEKQKS, from the coding sequence ATGAAGAATTCTTCTGCAACAACTGCTTCTCCCCTGCCAGCCGAACGAGAGCAGACAATTTTATCTGTCAATTCTGCGCTTCGCAGCGTGCACGCCTTTGCGCTTTTCGCGTTCGCTGCGAGTGTGAGCTTTTCCATCGCCGGCGCGCACATGAGTTTGGGATTGTTGGCGCTGTGCGTGATGGCGCAAGTGGCAAAGAGCAAAGGGCAAAGCGCAAGCTTCAAACTCGGCATCGAATGGCCGATTCTCACGTTTGTAACAGCCGCGCTGATTTCCACAACGCTTTCCGATCTGCCGCTGGCGAGTTTGCGCAATCTGCGGCATCTGCTGACAATTCTCGGCGCGTACGCGGTCGCCCATTCGTTGCGGCAACATCCCGAATGGCGAAAGCTGTTGCTGTGGACGTTTATCGGCGCGGCGACGTTGGCCGCCATTTGGGGATTGGCTGAATACGCGCTGGGCCGCTCCAGCAAGGTGCAAAGCACCCAAGGCACGACGATGACGTGGGGCGCGTTGTGCGTGATGTTCATGGCGTTCACATTGCAACTGGCGCTCACCGCTCCCGCCCGGCGCGAGCGTTGGCTGGCGCGGGCGCAGTTCATTCCGCAAATTCTTGCGTTGCTCTTCAGTCTCGTGCGCGGCGCGTATCTCGGGTTCGCCGCCAGCGCGATTTACCTTCTGCGGCAATATTGGAGGAATCGCCAATTGCTGCTGAAAAGAATTTTGCCGGTCCTGATGATTCTTCTTTTCGCCACAACACTGCTGGCGCCGGACAAGGTGCAACAACGCCTCGCCGCCATTTTTGATCTGAACACGCCTTCGACGCAAGTTCGCTTGATTCAGTGGAAACATGCGTTACAAATCGCGGTGGATCATCCTTTCTTTGGCGTGGGCTGGCGCGATTTGCAGCCGGTGTTGCGGCAATATGCCACGCCCGATCCCAATATTTCCGCAGGCATCACCAAGGATGTTTTTTCCATCGGCCATTTTCACAGCACGTATGTGACGATACTCGTCTGTTTCGGCGCGGCAGGCCTGCTGGCTTTCGCCTGGCTGATGCTCGCCGTTTGGCACGCGCTCGGCAAAGCGATCGAGCGCACGGACAGCGAGCATGGCCAGCGCATCATTTTCGCCAGCCGCGCCGCGATGCTCGGTTTTTTGGCTGCCGGTATTTTTGATTGGACGTTCGGCGACGCGGAAGTCGTCACCATGCTGTGGTTCGTGATCGGCATGGGGCTTGGTCAAGCCTGGGCGAGCGAAACGGAAAAACAAAAATCATGA
- a CDS encoding nucleotidyltransferase domain-containing protein — protein sequence MALDPVLDCAKKFIEKVREQGIPVEVAYLFGSWAQGRATEWSDIDLAIVSSAFEGTKFYDRRKLYRAILDVDTAIEPHTYRPQDFNESNPFVREILRTGIRIA from the coding sequence ATGGCTCTTGACCCAGTTCTAGACTGCGCAAAAAAATTCATCGAAAAAGTCCGGGAACAGGGAATCCCTGTTGAAGTGGCTTACTTATTTGGCTCGTGGGCGCAGGGACGCGCAACCGAATGGAGTGATATCGACCTTGCCATCGTTTCATCGGCTTTCGAGGGAACAAAATTTTATGATCGAAGAAAACTGTATCGCGCCATTCTTGATGTGGACACTGCGATAGAACCTCATACCTATCGTCCACAGGACTTTAATGAAAGCAATCCTTTCGTCCGCGAGATTTTGCGCACAGGAATTCGCATTGCCTGA